In Amblyraja radiata isolate CabotCenter1 chromosome 10, sAmbRad1.1.pri, whole genome shotgun sequence, one DNA window encodes the following:
- the tmem69 gene encoding transmembrane protein 69 isoform X2, whose translation MPYMQRIPLHQNIKCLERSATSRIQMSSFHVSSQASKMKKVQEPEKRELDLIRYDFKELKNSPKAALYLGCGGLIPFVSAPLIMAITETYFPEVAFAQIAYGASILSFLGGVRWGFSIPENSPAKPDWLNLGNSLVPSLLAWIALLFHDNLTEAAILVIMGLGIALHYDLNLLPGYPNWFRALRTVLTVVATFSLVALIIVKNTYPEKKLVSNEK comes from the coding sequence ATGCCTTATATGCAAAGAATTCCCTTGCACCAAAACATTAAGTGCCTCGAAAGATCAGCAACTTCCCGAATTCAGATGAGCTCTTTTCATGTGTCCTCTCAAGCATCCAAGATGAAGAAAGTACAGGAACCAGAGAAACGTGAATTAGACTTGATAAGATATGACTTTAAAGAACTGAAGAACAGTCCCAAAGCTGCCCTCTATCTTGGTTGTGGTGGATTAATTCCTTTTGTCTCGGCTCCTCTGATCATGGCCATTACGGAAACATATTTCCCTGAAGTAGCTTTTGCCCAAATAGCATATGGAGCATCAATACTCTCTTTTCTTGGAGGGGTACGGTGGGGATTTTCAATTCCAGAAAACAGCCCTGCAAAACCTGACTGGCTGAATCTGGGAAACAGTTTGGTTCCTTCTTTACTTGCCTGGATAGCCCTACTCTTTCATGACAATCTCACAGAGGCAGCTATTTTGGTTATCATGGGTCTTGGTATAGCGTTACATTATGACTTAAACTTACTCCCAGGTTATCCAAATTGGTTTAGAGCACTTCGAACAGTGCTGACTGTGGTAGCAACATTCTCTTTGGTTGCTTTAATAATAGTAAAAAATACATATCCTGAGAAAAAGTTAGtttcaaatgaaaaataa
- the tmem69 gene encoding transmembrane protein 69 isoform X1: protein MFVSLMQRCFQTTKKIEKLTSWFPNESRKITTHHLLMPYMQRIPLHQNIKCLERSATSRIQMSSFHVSSQASKMKKVQEPEKRELDLIRYDFKELKNSPKAALYLGCGGLIPFVSAPLIMAITETYFPEVAFAQIAYGASILSFLGGVRWGFSIPENSPAKPDWLNLGNSLVPSLLAWIALLFHDNLTEAAILVIMGLGIALHYDLNLLPGYPNWFRALRTVLTVVATFSLVALIIVKNTYPEKKLVSNEK, encoded by the exons ATGTTTGTTTCTTTGATGCAGAGATGTTTCCAAACAACCAAGAAA ATTGAGAAATTGACATCATGGTTTCCAAATGAATCGAGAAAAATCACTACCCATCATTTATTAATGCCTTATATGCAAAGAATTCCCTTGCACCAAAACATTAAGTGCCTCGAAAGATCAGCAACTTCCCGAATTCAGATGAGCTCTTTTCATGTGTCCTCTCAAGCATCCAAGATGAAGAAAGTACAGGAACCAGAGAAACGTGAATTAGACTTGATAAGATATGACTTTAAAGAACTGAAGAACAGTCCCAAAGCTGCCCTCTATCTTGGTTGTGGTGGATTAATTCCTTTTGTCTCGGCTCCTCTGATCATGGCCATTACGGAAACATATTTCCCTGAAGTAGCTTTTGCCCAAATAGCATATGGAGCATCAATACTCTCTTTTCTTGGAGGGGTACGGTGGGGATTTTCAATTCCAGAAAACAGCCCTGCAAAACCTGACTGGCTGAATCTGGGAAACAGTTTGGTTCCTTCTTTACTTGCCTGGATAGCCCTACTCTTTCATGACAATCTCACAGAGGCAGCTATTTTGGTTATCATGGGTCTTGGTATAGCGTTACATTATGACTTAAACTTACTCCCAGGTTATCCAAATTGGTTTAGAGCACTTCGAACAGTGCTGACTGTGGTAGCAACATTCTCTTTGGTTGCTTTAATAATAGTAAAAAATACATATCCTGAGAAAAAGTTAGtttcaaatgaaaaataa